The Buteo buteo chromosome 6, bButBut1.hap1.1, whole genome shotgun sequence genomic interval CCGGCTGAGAGTCGGGGCAGAGCCGCGCTGCGCTGCCCGGCACCGTGTCGCCGGTCCCCGTGCAGTGTTTCTCCGCCGGGTTTCCGTGCTGTGTCCTCCGGCCGCCTTCCCTGCCGCGCCGCCGCTGTTCCCCCCGTGCCGTAGGTCTGCCCCCGTGCCGTGGCCGTGCTCCCGTGTCCCCACGCCGTGGCCGTGCTCCCGTGTCCCCACGCCGTGGCCTTGTCACCTTGCTGGGGCCGTGACCTCGTGTGTTTGTACGTGTCCCCCCCCGGCCATGGCTGTGCCAGCCTGCCGCAGCCGTGATCCTCTACCAACGGCCGCGTCCCCGCGTCACCCTGCCACGGCCGTGATCCTATGCCATGGCCATATGATTCCGTGCCGTGACCGCGTGTCCCCACGTCACCTTGCCGTCCCCGTGAAGCCACGCGGTGGCCCGTTGGCCGTGCCAGCTGTCAAAGGTGCCCTTTGGTGGGCACGTCCCCCTGGTCCGGACCCATCAGTGCTCATCTGCAGCGGGTATTGTGCAAGAGCGGGTGTGAGCGCTCGCCCCGGCGCTTGAATATTAGGTGTAGACCAAGAGCAGCACCTGCTAATTAACTGCAGTGACTGTGAGGACATTGCTGGCCCGTTGCTCATGGCGTACAGCGGGACGGCCCGGACCAAAGTCTCAGAGGGTGACTGGGATTTGGGGAGCTCCCCGTTGCTCCAGCATAGCTCATGCCACCCTGCACCCTCCCAGGAGGGATGCCTGTGCCCGGGGGACCGTGCCACCTTGCCCTGGCACCCTTTTTTGCAAGCCTTTCTCAGCATCTTGCAGCACTTCCCAGGGCAGGCAGTGGAATAAATCCGCTTCTGCAGGAGCAACGGTGACCCTGGGTGCCTGCTGGCAGGGAACGAGCTGTGCTTGGACGCCTGTCAGAAACCTTTTCCCTAAATCTCCCGGCACCCAGACTAGTTTCGCCATCGCCCAGCGCCATCAGCCTGCAGATGCCCTGCCCTTCCTGCCTGCTGGCATCCCgtgggaggctgcaggggagcgGATCGTGGCCTCTCCCGATGCCGCGTCCCAGTGGGACTGCTCCGACACCTCAGCTCCATctccaaaacccaaacacaaccCCGGTGTGGGGAACCAGTTCccggtcccgggggggggggcgggacaAATGGCAGCTTCAGGCCCTTGCAGGAGAAAAGCCGCTGTATCCAACCATCACAACTGGGGTTGGGAATGGGGACCCCCTTCCAATGAGCCCCAAAGCccatggggtgggaggggatgTGCTAACGGGGTGTCTGCCTTGCAGGGGCTGGCTGGCCTGGTGCCCCCGGCTGCGCACCCTCCTCCTGGACCTGCTCCTCATCTACATCTCTGTGCCCTTCCTTGCCCGCCTCTTCCCAGTCATGCTTACCAAATTCGTCTACCTGAACTTAGGTGAGTGCCCCGGGGCTGTCCCAACCGGGAGAGTCCCCCCCCAGGGATTCAGCAagcaggaggctgggagggggtcCCCAAAACATTGGGTGGCACCGGGACAGCACCCATCCAACCCCCCCTCCCTTGCCATGGGCTTGCAGAGGAGGCATGGAGGGACCTTTCCCGTTGGCGCCTTGTGTTTTGCAAGCTGTAATAACGCGGTGCCGCCGACCCTGTTTACTGCCTGAAGTTGCAACACATCTGGGCACGCGCAGTGTCAACGGGACTAGAAGTCGGGTGGGATCCCTGGTGGGAAAGCTGGCCATAGCATGGCCCTTGGCTTCCggacaaataatttaaaaaaaacaataacatgttgctttggaaaaatgGATAAAAGCAGCTGGGTATGAGGGTTCCTGGGTTGCTCATGTGACGGCTGTGATTTCTCCATCAGTGGCATTCCCCTTCTTTGCGGACCTTCGGCggccggagctgctgctgaacaaTACCATCAGCCTGTACCTCACCACCGAGCCGGGCGTCACGGTCGGCATCTGGTGAGTGGGGCAGCCCCGGCATCCCAGGTGGGCACGGCCGTGTGCCTACGCCAGCGTCCTGGCTAAACTGGGTGAAGCCCCCCCAGGCTAACCCCTTTCTGGCCCCCCCCAGGCACACGGTGCCAGGCAGCAGAGGGGCCGAGGCGGTGGGTAAGGACCAGCGCTGGTACGAGGAGGCACTTGCCGACGCTCACCCCGTGATCATCTACCTGCACGGCAATGGGGGGACCAGGCGAGTACCCCTGAGCGCCGCTGCGGAGCTGGGACCCTCCCCGGGGGGAGGACGGGGTGCGTCGCATAGTGTCTCTGCGTGGGGTGAGAACTGGCAAACTCGATGCAGCAGCCGGTGGTGCCGCAGGGTTGGGGCTGCTGCGGCGGTTTCTGACTCCGTAAGTGGAAGAAAGTCTGTTTGAGTTAAAGGGAAATGTCAAAACCCACCTGCCCCAGAGCATCCAGCTCTCTCCTGGGAAGAGGTCACCCCGGTCCCTCACTGGGGAGGGTCCCTCGAGGGTTCCTCCCCAAGCTTTAACCTCATTTTCCCCATCAGGGCTGCGAGCCACCGCGTCCAGTTCTTGAAGGTAAGTGGTCCcctggggggggactgggacCTGCTGGGAGTAAGGCTCACGCTGGCTCCGGGGACCCAAGAGGGACCCTGGGCAGAGCGAGCCCGGCCACGCTGGGGGACCTGGGGGTGCaatcccccccccaccccgggacATAACGCGGTGCTGCTCCTCTGACAGATGATGGGGGCTGCTGACTTCCACATCCTGGCTCTTGACTACAGAGGTAAAGTCACCCCCTCCCTCTCATGGAGTGACCCCCCCCAGAGCCGGTCCCCGTCCCCCCAGGGTCGTGACACTGAGCCGTGTCCCCCCGCAGGCTATGGGGACTCCAGCGGGCACCCCACGGAGAGCGGCTTCACCACGGACGTCCTGGCACTCTACGACTGGGCCAAAGCACGGAGCGGGAACAGCAGCATCCTCTTCTGGGGACACTCCTTGGGGACAGGGTGGGtgaggggggggacaccccatgGGTGCCGGCTGATGCCGGACCCCACAGCCGGTCCCCGGGCTGTGACACTGCTGCCAGACCGGTGCCACGCAGGGATGGACCAAGGGCTTGGAGCAGCTCCTTGGTGGAGGCACCTGCAAAGCCAAACCCAGCAGGCAAGGGGGGGTCTGAGGGTGCTCTGCACCCCGCCGGGGCGTCGCGGCTGCTCCCCCTCACTGTCACCTCTCTTCTCGCAGGATTGCCACGAATGCGGCAAGGAAACTTCAGGAAGAGAGAGGTAAGGGCCAGCATGGCTGGCTTAGCCCCACGTGGTGTCCCCCTCCTGGGGGCTCTGCACATCCCTGGCTGGATTTCGGGGGCCACATCGGAGCTGGGGAGCCCCGTCACTCTCCGCTCAAGCATCAGGCTCGGCCCCCGCGGTGGGGACGAGTggctgtccccctcctccttAGCAGATGGGGGCACATTGCCTTGTGGCCGCTGCCTGGGATGGGAGCGTGGCAGCGGCCCTGGGGTGAGGACGACCCCCCCCGTAGCCATGCCCGCTGTCTCCTCGCTCTGCCCTCAGGCGTCCAGGTTGCTGCTGTAGTCCTGGAGTCATCCTATACCAATATCCGCGAGGCGGCCACCCACGTCCCCATCTCCACGGTGAGCCCGGGGTCTCTGCCCCGTGGGGTCCCCCGACCACCCGTGCAGCAATCAGAGCCGTGACttggcacccccccccccaactctctCCCTGGCAGCTCTACCGCTGGTTCCCGGGTTTCGAGTACCTCATCCTGGACTCGCTAGCCCTGGCCGACATGTTCTTCCGCAGCGACGAGAAGTGAGTGCCCAGAGAAGCCCCGTCCCCGCGGGGCTGATGCTGGGACcacctggctggggggggggaatgtgtgTGGGGTTGGACATGTCACACCGTGCAATCCCTGGACTCTCGTTTGTGTTTGCCCGGCTTACTCATGTTTTAGAAGTggctttttatttgcataacTTCAGATATCAATATTACTATTGAGCAAAGTCCACAAGCCAACAGCCTTTTTTTTGAGCACTACCCGCTCGAGTCCCACACCCGCTgtggcagctggggggggggtccttcCCCCTCTGTGTTTGTGGGTACCTTTGCTAAAAGCCACTTGGTTCACGGGTGTTTTTGAAGCCTGAGCGCCCTGTGTTGTGGCTTTAAGGTTATTTGGGTGCTGCCGTGCCAGGACAAGCAGCGTGGGCATCGCCCTGGGGCAGTTCAGCTGCTGGGATGGCTCTGAAAGGCAATGCCACCGTGGGGGGGGTGTAATTGTGTGTGGGGGGGTCAGGGTTGCTGTGGGGGTTTTAGCAGCACCCAGGGAGGCTCCCACGGGTCTGTCGGCTGCGGGGGTGACTCCTCAGCCCTGTGCTTGCCGCCCACAGCGTGAAGGTGCTGGCCTGCCCGCTCCTCATCCTGCACGCAGAAGATGATACTGTGCTGCCTCCGCACCTGGGCCGCCAGGTGGGGACCACCATTGCCTCTGTGTGGGCTTTAACCGGGGTGGACACTGGTTTAGactggtttgggggggtgggggctggtCCCAGGGTGCCGGGAGGGAGGGTTGGGGTCCCCCGTGCATGCTGCTaaccacgctcccaccccacggcAGCTCTTCGAGACGGCACGCAGCGCCTACAAGGACAAAACCAAGGTGAAGTTCATTACTTTTCCCAAAAAGCTGGGCCTGGGCCATGACTACATCTCCTTCAACCCGGAGCTGCCCGCCCTGGTGAAGTAAGTGCCGCTTTGCAGAaataggggggggggggcatagAATGAGCCTTGGCCTCTTCTGCCAGGGGTGcatcctcccctgctgcaaccatgcagctgccttccccctcctcctttcc includes:
- the ABHD12B gene encoding protein ABHD12B, translated to MRRRGERGDGGDGDVGADGENGRAEGRTGATRRERGWLAWCPRLRTLLLDLLLIYISVPFLARLFPVMLTKFVYLNLVAFPFFADLRRPELLLNNTISLYLTTEPGVTVGIWHTVPGSRGAEAVGKDQRWYEEALADAHPVIIYLHGNGGTRAASHRVQFLKMMGAADFHILALDYRGYGDSSGHPTESGFTTDVLALYDWAKARSGNSSILFWGHSLGTGIATNAARKLQEERGVQVAAVVLESSYTNIREAATHVPISTLYRWFPGFEYLILDSLALADMFFRSDENVKVLACPLLILHAEDDTVLPPHLGRQLFETARSAYKDKTKVKFITFPKKLGLGHDYISFNPELPALVKDFLNIK